CTTTGGTATCAACCTCCTCTTTCGAGGCAACTGGTAGTTCATGGAGATAGCTCTTAATGATGGCTAGTTCTTGTCTTTCCTTCGCGACTaaatcttctcttccatTTTTCAGAAACTCGTCGATTGAATCCGTTCTTTGGTTGATTAGTTTGGCGTAAATTTCTGAAAGCGAAAATTCATTCAATTCTTCCCCCTTACTATCGATTTCCTTATTCTTGATGCTAGATAAGAGAGATCTTATGGTAGTCTTCTTTACATCGTCTTTGGAAATCATTGCTTGCTTTaaatctttcttcaatgatgCCAAAGCGGCATTGTAGGTCGCATTGCTTGCAAACCTGGCGGCGAGCCGCGATCTAGGGACTAACCAGATCACAGATCTGAACATATTTAAACTACTCGATCTTTGGCTAGTTAATCGTCCTGCTTAGCTTTAATAAAGTGTCAACATTGTTCATATAGTAAGAATTTAACCCGGCAGACGTAAAAAGTGCGTTGAACAAGAGCATCGAACGCACTATGACTCAATAAAGGACTAATCGCAGTGGTGCTAGTGACTTGATGTATTTGTAAGTGTTTTATATATGCTACATTTAGTGAGATCACTTTTCgctttccttctcgagAAACTCGGTCCACAGCGTCACAAAGTTCCCTGTGCTTGACATGGAACCTGCTGACTTTGGAGTCTGTTCCTTGTAATGCAATAGACCTGCCTGTCTCTTTTTATCATCATCCCAACTCAAGAAACTTGATATCAGCTCAAGCACTTCGAATTTTTTCGGATCGGCTCTAGGAATGGATACAAAGGATACTAGGAGGTTTGATATGAGCTCTTTATCGACTGATTCTGAGTCACTGGACTGCTTTAACATTGTGAGAGCTTTTGTCAGATGCTCATTCAGGATGATTGCCTCGTGTCTTAGCTTGCCTATTTGCAGCACGCGTTCCTTGCATTCTTgttccagcttcttcttgccagACACATCCTCACTCATCGACTGGATATCtttgttcaattgctcgattGTCTTGGAAAGCTGGGCATTCGATTCCTCGCTCTTGTCGAGCTGAGATCTGAGAGCATTGACCTCCAGAGTGTTTTGCTTGGATTGCTGCTTGAAGCTGCCGAAGGCATTTTCCAGATCTGCTTCGAGCGATCGTATATTTTCTTGCAAAgtctttttctcctcttcaAGAGTCTTAACTGCCGAGGACAGGTCCTCTTTCTCAGCTCTTAGCGTGGACAAATCCTGCCTGCTGCTCTTGAGTACGATCACCATGTCCTGCAGTTGACTATCCAATTGGTTTTTTTCATCCACGATCGACTTTAATTCTTGGCGATGCTTCTCTGACTCTCTCTCAAGCCTTTCAGCCAGCGATTCCAGCTCATTTTTATAGGAGGTACACCGCCTCTGCGCGCTTTCGCGCTCCTCGTCCAGGTTTGAGTACTCAAGGTTCAACGTGGTgatggtttcttcaaggtctTTTCTTTCCTTGTTCAGTATATCGACTTTTTCTTTTAGCCTCACATTTTGGGACTCATACTCCGATAGCTGCTCCTTCACGGCCTCTAGCTCTTGTTGCGACTCCTTCATTTTGCTGAACAcattcttcatcgacgatATTCTGTTCAGCAGGTTGTTGTATTGAGCTTCAAACTCATCGCGCTCAGCTTTAAGGTCATTGTACTCCTGCGAGTCAGTGAACGGGGATGGCACGGCAACATTGCCGTCTTTCTGCGTCTGTCTCAGCTCCCTTTCAAGCGCCAGCTCAGACTTAAGAGCCTGTATTTCTTCACGTAGCCTGTCCATTTCTTCATTACTGGACACCGGAGCTGCGGCTGTTCCATCGCCATTGCTCGCATCTTTTGCTTCCTGGGATGACGTTTCTAGAGACTGGTCCTTGATATCTCGGGAACTTTGAACATGTTCCGCTTGATGTTCATCTGCCTTTTGACCTTTAGAATTGGCATTTTCTGGCGCTGTCTGGTGCTGTTTTTTGGcactcttcttcttgttctttccCATTTATTCTCATGCAGTTATCAATCGCCGCTATCAGACTTTTATAGGCTCAGATGAAGGCTTCCTACTTCAATTTAGGCCTAGTTTCTTTGATtattttccagatttgCGCTATGACGTTTACTATTAAAAATTAACAGAACAGTCACTATATGATgatggaagaagaggaattgAAGGGCTTATATAATAGTTTGCTGGCTTTGACATCCTCTAAGTGGTAGAGATTAGGGCTTGTAATGGTGGACATTGGAGAGTACTTCAAAAAAGGCAGGCTGTCTGGTAAGCCGTCGAAGCCTTCTGGTCCCAAAAAGGGTGTTGAGCGTGAGGTGATCCAGCTggacgatgaagatgatttgCCTCCGAAGAACAGGCGTAGGTCGTCAATTGGACACGAAGATACCAAGGAAACCGAGGTGAAAGCTCCTTCTGccaagagatcgaaaaaaTCGACTGCTTCAACGGCAGGGAGTGCCGCAGCACACGATATACTTCAGACTATCCCTTCCGTGGATCTTTCGAGTGTCCATGTTAAGGAGAATGTGAAGTTCGATTTCAGTAGCAGAAATGCTCCGGCTGGAGGATCAGATATACAAGATGGCGCTCCCATGGACTTCCCCGAGGGAAGAGATAACTGTTTATTGGGTTTGACGATGGTTTTCACGGGAGTGCTGCCCAATATAGAGAGAGGACAGGCTGAGGCGCTAGCTAAGCGGTATGGAGCTCGTGTGACGAAATCTATCTCCAGCAAGACGTCCGTGGTGGTACTTGGCGATGAAGCAGGCCCaaaaaagcttgaaaatATCAGAAAGCTGGGTATCAAGGCcattgacgaagaaggatTCAAGCAGTTAGTAGCCAGTATGCCGGCCGGGGGCGGCGAAGGCGCGGCAGCTGAGAAGGCACGTCAGAAGATGCAGGAGCAAGAGGAACAGGCTGTTCGTGAAGCTGAGGAGATGATTAAGAGGGAGAAGGAAAGGGCAAAGAAAATCTCTGCTGATCGTCAAGCTGGCGTACAGGCTAGGGATGCGGATACGGTCGACGAAGAACACAAACTTTGGACTGTAAAGTACGCCCCCGCTAACCTACAGCAAATGTGTGGCAATAAAGGCAGTGTGGccaagctgaaaaactgGTTAACGAATTGGGAGGAGAATAGGAAAAATGGCTTCAAAATCGCAGGACGAGATGGCACAGGAACTTTCAGGGCCGCAATGCTCTACGGACCTCCTGGCATCGGCAAAACAACCGCGGCACATCTAGTAGCCAAAGAGGTTGGTTACGATATATTGGAACAGAATGCTTCGGATGTTCGGTCTAAAAGTCTGCTGAACGCGGGAGTCAAGAACTCTTTGGATAACATGTCAGTGTTTGGCTACTTTCAAAATAAATCGAAGATTGATGATTCACATGGAAAACGATTTGTCATCATTATGGATGAAGTTGATGGTATGAGCGGTGGTGACAGAGGTGGAGTAGGGCAGCTAGCGAATTTTTGCCGCAAGACCTCCACGCCCATGATATTGATTTGCAATGAGCGCAACTTGCCCAAGATGAGGCCTTTTGACAGGGTTTGCCTCGATATACAGTTCCGGAGACCAGACGCAAATAGTATAAAAGCAAGGCTAATGACTATTGCTGTAAGAGAAAAATTTAAGCTCGATCCAAATGTCATCGACAGGCTGGTTCAGGCAACAAGGGGCGATATTAGGCAGATCATCAATCTTTTATCCACTGTGTCCAAAACCTCCAAGGAAATTGGCCATAATAACATATCAGATATCTCAGCTGCTTGGGAAAAAAATATTGCTTTGAAACCATTCGACATAGCGCATAAGATGCTCGATGGCCGACTATACACGGAAGCGGGCtcgaaaaatttcaatctgAATGATAAGATTGCCCTTTATTTTGATGATTTCGATTTTGCGCCTCTTATGATCCAGGAAAACTACCTAAATACTAGGCCCTCCAACTTGAAACCTAACACATCTCATCTGATGGCGGTTGCTAAGGCAGCTGATAGTA
Above is a genomic segment from Torulaspora globosa chromosome 1, complete sequence containing:
- the RUD3 gene encoding Rud3p (ancestral locus Anc_8.636) produces the protein MGKNKKKSAKKQHQTAPENANSKGQKADEHQAEHVQSSRDIKDQSLETSSQEAKDASNGDGTAAAPVSSNEEMDRLREEIQALKSELALERELRQTQKDGNVAVPSPFTDSQEYNDLKAERDEFEAQYNNLLNRISSMKNVFSKMKESQQELEAVKEQLSEYESQNVRLKEKVDILNKERKDLEETITTLNLEYSNLDEERESAQRRCTSYKNELESLAERLERESEKHRQELKSIVDEKNQLDSQLQDMVIVLKSSRQDLSTLRAEKEDLSSAVKTLEEEKKTLQENIRSLEADLENAFGSFKQQSKQNTLEVNALRSQLDKSEESNAQLSKTIEQLNKDIQSMSEDVSGKKKLEQECKERVLQIGKLRHEAIILNEHLTKALTMLKQSSDSESVDKELISNLLVSFVSIPRADPKKFEVLELISSFLSWDDDKKRQAGLLHYKEQTPKSAGSMSSTGNFVTLWTEFLEKESEK
- the RFC1 gene encoding replication factor C subunit 1 (ancestral locus Anc_8.637), whose product is MVDIGEYFKKGRLSGKPSKPSGPKKGVEREVIQLDDEDDLPPKNRRRSSIGHEDTKETEVKAPSAKRSKKSTASTAGSAAAHDILQTIPSVDLSSVHVKENVKFDFSSRNAPAGGSDIQDGAPMDFPEGRDNCLLGLTMVFTGVLPNIERGQAEALAKRYGARVTKSISSKTSVVVLGDEAGPKKLENIRKLGIKAIDEEGFKQLVASMPAGGGEGAAAEKARQKMQEQEEQAVREAEEMIKREKERAKKISADRQAGVQARDADTVDEEHKLWTVKYAPANLQQMCGNKGSVAKLKNWLTNWEENRKNGFKIAGRDGTGTFRAAMLYGPPGIGKTTAAHLVAKEVGYDILEQNASDVRSKSLLNAGVKNSLDNMSVFGYFQNKSKIDDSHGKRFVIIMDEVDGMSGGDRGGVGQLANFCRKTSTPMILICNERNLPKMRPFDRVCLDIQFRRPDANSIKARLMTIAVREKFKLDPNVIDRLVQATRGDIRQIINLLSTVSKTSKEIGHNNISDISAAWEKNIALKPFDIAHKMLDGRLYTEAGSKNFNLNDKIALYFDDFDFAPLMIQENYLNTRPSNLKPNTSHLMAVAKAADSISQSNLVEKRIRSSEQLWSLLPLHAVLSSVYPASLVAGQMTGRINFTAWLGQNSKAGKYSRLLQELQYHTKLSTSAHGSNLRLDYMPTLKRRLLNPIVKEGSEGISSVITVMDKYYLTKEDWDNIMDFLIGPDATAAVLKKIPTAVKTAFTRKYNSTTHPVAIYRTGSTTAATAAVSTGTPDFEDVVDADDTNAPAEEDETQDDNDFKKDKLIKQKAKPTRKRTRTPSTKEAATKKRKTKA
- the AIM41 gene encoding Aim41p (ancestral locus Anc_8.635), whose product is MFRSVIWLVPRSRLAARFASNATYNAALASLKKDLKQAMISKDDVKKTTIRSLLSSIKNKEIDSKGEELNEFSLSEIYAKLINQRTDSIDEFLKNGREDLVAKERQELAIIKSYLHELPVASKEEVDTKVAELLKSFREATPDLQLKQIFGKIDWETLPAEWKASPKTIKSSIVGQFKQNQ